The Candidatus Pantoea soli genome window below encodes:
- a CDS encoding DsrE family protein — MRPASYIVIAALAGFVGGNVLQLPELADKISDKFAEKKTEPADFWSTPAIAGYGKIHFVNTPDYNPANTPGLSNKIVFQINRSEGDIHQPNLGLERVARVTNLYYAAGVPLNQLNFVVSINSDAVPAALNNDQFRKAYGSDNPNLKLIDELKKAGVKVTICDQSVAFHQLERDWIDTRVTHTISSGTTVASLQNEGYAFLML, encoded by the coding sequence ATGCGTCCAGCATCCTATATCGTTATCGCTGCACTGGCGGGCTTCGTAGGGGGTAACGTGCTGCAGCTGCCGGAACTGGCAGATAAAATCAGCGATAAATTTGCAGAGAAGAAAACCGAACCGGCAGATTTCTGGAGCACCCCGGCAATCGCGGGCTACGGCAAGATCCATTTCGTCAATACGCCGGACTATAACCCGGCGAATACGCCTGGGTTGAGCAATAAGATCGTCTTCCAGATCAACCGTAGCGAAGGCGATATTCATCAGCCTAACCTCGGGCTGGAGCGCGTGGCGCGCGTGACCAACCTTTACTACGCGGCGGGCGTGCCGCTCAATCAGCTTAATTTCGTGGTGTCCATTAACAGTGATGCGGTACCGGCGGCGTTGAACAATGACCAGTTCCGCAAGGCGTACGGCAGCGATAACCCGAATCTGAAGCTGATCGACGAGTTGAAAAAAGCCGGCGTTAAAGTCACCATCTGCGATCAGTCGGTGGCGTTTCACCAGCTGGAGCGTGACTGGATTGACACCCGCGTCACCCACACCATTTCCAGCGGCACCACCGTGGCCTCGCTGCAGAATGAAGGGTACGCCTTCCTGATGCTGTAA
- a CDS encoding DsrE family protein, protein MRSVVSYTLIAIVGGVVGAAVMKSDDIYQRVVSHFSSEPADPEGFWTTPAVEGYGKIHYEENVAFKPAAGLSNKVVFQLTRNEGDIKRPNLGLERVARVVNLYIASGVPADQLHFVVSMTGDATPATLDNAHFKQFYGVDNPNLPLIGALNKLGVKVSVCDQSVAFHHYPNGWIDRSVIHALSSPTTVSTLENQGYALLQM, encoded by the coding sequence ATGCGTTCTGTTGTTTCGTACACCCTGATCGCCATCGTGGGTGGGGTGGTGGGTGCCGCCGTCATGAAAAGTGATGATATTTATCAGCGCGTGGTCAGCCATTTTTCATCGGAACCCGCCGACCCGGAAGGGTTCTGGACCACGCCTGCGGTCGAGGGATACGGCAAGATTCATTATGAAGAAAACGTCGCCTTTAAACCGGCTGCGGGATTAAGCAATAAGGTGGTTTTCCAGCTGACCAGGAATGAAGGGGATATTAAGCGCCCGAATCTTGGCCTGGAGCGCGTTGCACGCGTGGTGAATCTGTATATCGCTTCCGGCGTACCGGCTGACCAGCTGCACTTTGTGGTTTCCATGACCGGTGATGCCACGCCCGCCACGCTGGATAATGCCCATTTCAAACAGTTCTATGGGGTGGATAATCCCAACCTGCCGCTGATCGGCGCGCTGAACAAGCTGGGCGTGAAAGTCTCGGTCTGCGATCAGTCGGTGGCGTTCCATCACTATCCCAACGGCTGGATTGATCGGTCCGTTATCCACGCGTTATCCAGCCCGACCACCGTGTCGACGCTGGAAAATCAGGGCTACGCCCTTTTACAGATGTAA
- a CDS encoding beta-barrel assembly-enhancing protease, with product MFNRLKKTVLAAVLPALLFTPALSAHADLSDNLPDMGTTAGSTLSINQELQIGDFYVRQLRASAPLINDPLMNQYINALGQRLVAHANSVRTPFHFFLIQNDELNAFAFFGGNVVLHASLFRYTDNESQLASVMAHEISHVTQRHLARAMEEQKRSAPLTWVGALGSILLALASPQAGMAALTGTLAGTQQGIISFTQGNEQEADRIGIQVLQRAGFDPQAMPAFLQKLADQSRFSSKPPEILLTHPLPDSRLADARNRANQMRPVVVQSSQDFYMAKVRVLGMYATGRNQLTDDLLNEYAKGNTREQQAAQYGKAVQFLQAKDFASAKRIITPLLAKQPENPWFLDIMTDIDIGLNQPQQAIALLSAAKGSSSDPVLQLNLANAYVEAKQPASASRILNRYTFAHPDDVNAWDLLAQASAAQGLRDEELSARAESLALNGQLDQAITTLSSASAQVPLGSLKQARYDARIDQFRELQRRFKQYQKG from the coding sequence ATGTTTAACCGGTTGAAAAAAACAGTGCTGGCGGCCGTTCTTCCTGCGCTGCTGTTCACGCCTGCACTCAGCGCGCACGCCGATCTGAGCGATAATCTGCCCGATATGGGCACCACGGCAGGCTCGACGCTGTCGATTAATCAGGAGCTGCAGATTGGTGATTTCTATGTGCGCCAGCTGCGCGCCAGCGCGCCGCTCATCAACGATCCGCTGATGAATCAGTACATTAATGCGCTGGGGCAGCGTCTGGTTGCGCATGCCAACTCGGTGCGTACGCCGTTCCACTTCTTCCTTATCCAGAATGACGAACTCAACGCCTTTGCCTTTTTTGGTGGCAACGTGGTGCTGCATGCTTCGCTGTTCCGCTATACCGATAATGAAAGCCAGCTGGCTTCGGTGATGGCACACGAAATTTCACACGTGACGCAGCGCCATCTGGCGCGCGCCATGGAAGAACAGAAGCGCAGCGCCCCGCTTACCTGGGTGGGCGCGCTGGGTTCCATTCTGCTGGCGCTGGCCAGCCCGCAGGCGGGCATGGCGGCGCTGACCGGCACGCTGGCCGGCACGCAGCAGGGTATCATCAGCTTTACTCAGGGGAATGAGCAGGAAGCGGACCGCATTGGCATTCAGGTGCTGCAGCGCGCCGGGTTTGATCCGCAGGCGATGCCGGCCTTCCTGCAAAAGCTGGCGGACCAGAGCCGCTTCTCCTCAAAGCCGCCGGAGATTCTGCTGACGCACCCGCTGCCGGACAGCCGTCTGGCCGACGCGCGCAACCGCGCCAATCAGATGCGACCGGTGGTGGTGCAGTCGTCGCAGGACTTTTACATGGCAAAAGTGCGCGTGCTGGGCATGTACGCCACCGGTCGCAATCAGCTGACGGATGACCTGCTGAATGAGTATGCCAAAGGCAACACGCGCGAACAGCAGGCGGCGCAGTACGGCAAAGCGGTGCAGTTTCTGCAGGCCAAAGATTTCGCCAGCGCAAAACGGATTATCACGCCACTGCTGGCAAAGCAGCCAGAGAATCCGTGGTTTCTTGATATCATGACCGATATCGATATTGGCCTGAATCAGCCTCAGCAGGCGATTGCTTTACTCAGCGCGGCGAAAGGCAGCAGCAGCGATCCGGTCCTGCAGCTCAACCTGGCCAACGCCTACGTCGAGGCGAAACAGCCAGCCAGCGCCAGCCGGATCCTTAACCGCTACACCTTTGCACACCCGGATGATGTCAACGCGTGGGATTTGCTGGCGCAGGCTTCTGCGGCGCAGGGGCTGCGCGATGAGGAGCTTTCGGCACGCGCTGAAAGCCTGGCGCTGAACGGACAGCTGGATCAGGCCATTACCACACTCAGCAGCGCCAGCGCCCAGGTGCCGCTTGGTAGCCTGAAACAGGCACGCTACGACGCGCGCATCGACCAGTTCCGCGAGCTGCAGCGTCGCTTTAAGCAGTATCAGAAAGGCTGA
- the arsC gene encoding arsenate reductase (glutaredoxin) (This arsenate reductase requires both glutathione and glutaredoxin to convert arsenate to arsenite, after which the efflux transporter formed by ArsA and ArsB can extrude the arsenite from the cell, providing resistance.), giving the protein MVCIYHNPRCSKSRETLALLQQQGITPEVIRYLETPPDVPTLKRLLQLLGMQSARELMRQKEEPYQQLALNRTDLTEEQLLQALADYPQLIERPIVVSGERARIGRPPEAVLAIL; this is encoded by the coding sequence ATGGTCTGCATTTATCACAATCCACGCTGCAGCAAGAGCCGCGAAACGCTGGCGCTGCTACAGCAGCAGGGGATCACACCCGAGGTGATACGCTATCTGGAAACACCGCCGGATGTGCCGACGCTGAAGCGTCTGTTACAGCTGCTGGGCATGCAGAGTGCGCGAGAGCTGATGCGGCAGAAAGAGGAGCCCTATCAGCAGCTGGCGCTGAACCGCACCGATCTGACAGAAGAGCAGCTGCTGCAGGCGCTGGCGGATTATCCGCAGTTGATCGAGCGGCCGATCGTGGTCAGCGGTGAGCGCGCGCGCATTGGCCGCCCGCCGGAAGCGGTGCTGGCGATCCTTTAA
- the hda gene encoding DnaA inactivator Hda yields MNTPAQLSLPLYLPDDETFASFWPGENPSLLAALQGALAQQHGSYLYFWSREGGGRSHLLHAACAEMSARGEAVGYVPLDKRTWFVPDVLEGMEHLALVCIDNIECIAGDAEWEMAIFDLYNRILEIGKTRLLITGDRPPRQLNLGLPDLASRLDWGQIYRLQPLSDEDKLQAMQLRAGLRGFELPEDVGRFLLKRLDREMRTLFDTLDRLDRASISAQRKLTIPFVKEALGL; encoded by the coding sequence CTGAACACGCCGGCACAGCTTTCACTGCCACTCTATCTACCCGATGATGAAACCTTCGCCAGTTTCTGGCCGGGGGAAAATCCGTCTCTGCTGGCGGCCCTGCAGGGCGCTCTGGCGCAGCAACACGGCAGCTATCTCTATTTCTGGTCGCGTGAGGGCGGCGGGCGCAGCCATCTGCTGCATGCTGCCTGCGCCGAAATGTCGGCGCGCGGTGAGGCTGTCGGCTACGTTCCGCTGGATAAGCGCACGTGGTTTGTGCCGGACGTGCTGGAAGGCATGGAGCATCTGGCGCTGGTCTGCATCGACAATATTGAATGCATTGCCGGTGACGCCGAATGGGAAATGGCGATTTTCGATCTCTACAACCGCATTCTGGAAATCGGCAAAACCCGTTTGCTGATCACCGGCGATCGTCCGCCGCGCCAGCTTAACCTGGGGCTGCCGGATCTGGCTTCGCGCCTTGACTGGGGGCAGATCTATCGCTTACAGCCACTCTCTGATGAGGACAAGCTGCAGGCGATGCAGCTGCGCGCCGGCCTGCGCGGTTTTGAGCTGCCGGAGGATGTCGGGCGCTTTCTGCTGAAACGCCTCGACCGTGAAATGCGTACGCTGTTTGACACGCTGGATCGGCTCGATCGCGCCTCCATCAGCGCGCAGCGCAAACTCACCATTCCCTTTGTAAAAGAGGCGCTGGGCCTTTAA
- the uraA gene encoding uracil permease gives MTRRAIGVAERPPLLQTIPLSLQHLFAMFGATVLVPILFHINPATVLLFNGVGTLLYLFICKGKIPAYLGSSFAFISPVLLLLPLGYEMALGGFILCGVLFCIVALIVKKAGTGWLDVMFPPAAMGAIVAVIGLELAGVAANMAGLLPAEGSTPDSKTILISLVTLAVTVMGSVLFRGFLAIIPILIGVLVGYALSSALGIVNWQPVADAPWFALPTFYTPRFEWAAMLTILPAALVVIAEHVGHLVVTANIVKKDLIRDPGLHRSMFANGLSTMISGFFGSTPNTTYGENIGVMAITRVYSTWVIGGAAIFAILLSCVGKLAAAIQAIPVPVMGGVSLLLYGVIGASGIRVLIESKVDYNKAQNLILTSVILIIGVSGAKVHIGAAELKGMALATIVGVALALIFRVINLLRPEEVVLDAEDRTQG, from the coding sequence ATGACACGAAGAGCCATTGGCGTCGCCGAGCGACCGCCACTCCTGCAAACCATACCACTCAGCCTGCAGCATCTGTTCGCCATGTTTGGCGCTACGGTGCTGGTGCCGATTCTGTTCCATATTAATCCGGCGACCGTGCTGCTGTTCAACGGCGTTGGCACTTTGCTGTATCTGTTCATCTGTAAAGGCAAAATCCCGGCGTACCTCGGATCAAGCTTTGCCTTTATTTCACCGGTGCTGTTGCTGCTGCCGCTGGGATATGAGATGGCGCTGGGCGGCTTTATTCTGTGTGGCGTGCTGTTCTGCATCGTGGCGCTGATTGTGAAAAAGGCGGGCACCGGCTGGCTTGACGTGATGTTCCCGCCAGCGGCGATGGGCGCCATTGTGGCGGTGATCGGACTGGAGCTGGCGGGCGTGGCGGCCAACATGGCTGGCCTGCTGCCGGCGGAAGGCAGTACACCGGACAGCAAAACCATTCTGATTTCGCTGGTGACGCTGGCGGTCACGGTAATGGGTTCTGTGCTGTTTCGCGGTTTTCTCGCCATTATCCCGATTCTGATTGGCGTGCTGGTGGGCTATGCGCTCTCCTCGGCGCTGGGGATAGTGAACTGGCAGCCGGTGGCAGACGCGCCGTGGTTCGCGCTGCCGACGTTCTACACGCCGCGCTTTGAGTGGGCGGCAATGCTGACCATTCTGCCTGCCGCGCTGGTGGTGATTGCCGAACACGTCGGGCACCTGGTGGTCACCGCGAATATCGTGAAGAAAGATCTGATTCGCGATCCCGGCCTGCACCGTTCGATGTTTGCCAATGGCCTCTCGACGATGATCTCCGGTTTCTTTGGCTCCACGCCCAATACCACCTACGGCGAAAATATCGGCGTCATGGCGATCACCCGCGTCTACAGCACCTGGGTGATCGGCGGAGCGGCCATCTTTGCCATTCTGCTCTCCTGCGTGGGCAAACTGGCGGCAGCGATTCAGGCGATCCCGGTACCGGTGATGGGCGGCGTATCGCTGCTGCTGTATGGGGTGATCGGCGCATCCGGTATTCGCGTGCTGATTGAATCCAAAGTTGATTACAACAAAGCGCAGAATCTGATCCTCACCTCGGTGATCCTGATCATCGGCGTCAGCGGCGCGAAAGTGCACATCGGCGCCGCTGAGCTTAAAGGCATGGCGCTGGCGACCATTGTCGGTGTCGCGCTGGCGCTGATTTTCCGCGTGATCAACCTGTTACGTCCGGAAGAGGTGGTGCTGGACGCCGAAGATCGGACGCAGGGTTAA
- the upp gene encoding uracil phosphoribosyltransferase, whose product MKIVEVRHPLVKHKLGLMREHDISTKRFRELASEVGSLLTYEATADLETERVTIEGWNGPVDVDQIKGKKITVVPILRAGLGMMEGVLEHVPSARISVVGVYRDEETLEPVPYFQKLVSNIEERMALVVDPMLATGGSMIATIDLLKKAGCSSIKVLVLVAAPEGIAALEKAHPDVELYTASIDQGLNEKGYIIPGLGDAGDKIFGTK is encoded by the coding sequence ATGAAGATCGTGGAAGTCAGACACCCGCTCGTCAAACATAAACTGGGCCTGATGCGTGAGCATGATATCAGCACCAAACGCTTCCGCGAGCTGGCTTCGGAAGTCGGCAGCCTGCTGACGTATGAAGCCACGGCCGATCTGGAAACCGAGCGCGTGACCATCGAAGGCTGGAATGGCCCGGTTGACGTTGATCAAATCAAAGGTAAAAAAATCACCGTGGTACCGATTCTGCGTGCCGGCCTGGGCATGATGGAAGGCGTGCTGGAGCACGTACCCAGCGCGCGTATCAGCGTGGTGGGCGTCTACCGTGATGAAGAAACGCTGGAGCCGGTGCCCTATTTCCAGAAGCTGGTTTCCAACATTGAAGAGCGTATGGCACTGGTGGTGGATCCGATGCTGGCGACGGGCGGCTCGATGATAGCCACCATTGATTTGCTGAAAAAAGCCGGCTGCAGCAGCATTAAAGTGCTGGTGCTGGTGGCGGCGCCGGAAGGCATCGCGGCGCTGGAGAAAGCGCACCCGGATGTTGAGCTGTACACCGCCTCTATCGACCAGGGTCTGAACGAAAAGGGATACATCATTCCCGGACTCGGCGACGCGGGCGATAAGATCTTCGGTACCAAGTAA
- the purM gene encoding phosphoribosylformylglycinamidine cyclo-ligase, producing MTDKTSLSYKDAGVDIDAGNDLVDRIKGVVKKTRRPEVMGGLGGFGALCALPQKYREPVLVSGTDGVGTKLRLAMDLKRHDSIGIDLVAMCVNDLVVQGAEPLFFLDYYATGKLDVDTASAVITGIAEGCLQSGCALVGGETAEMPGMYHGDDYDVAGFCVGVVEKSEIIDGSKVQDGDVLIALGSSGPHSNGYSLVRKILEVSQTDPQTKQLEGKPLADHLLAPTRIYVKNILSLIEQVDVHAIAHLTGGGFWENIPRVLPDNTQAVLDEKSWQWPAVFSWLQQAGNVSRHEMYRTFNCGVGMVIALSPAEADKAIQLMRDAGEQAWKIGVINASDAEERVVINP from the coding sequence GTGACCGACAAAACCTCTCTCAGCTACAAAGACGCCGGTGTTGATATTGATGCTGGTAACGATCTGGTTGACCGTATTAAAGGCGTAGTAAAGAAAACCCGCCGCCCGGAAGTGATGGGTGGACTGGGTGGCTTTGGCGCGCTGTGTGCGCTGCCGCAGAAATATCGCGAGCCTGTGCTGGTCTCCGGAACCGATGGCGTCGGCACCAAGCTGCGTCTGGCGATGGATCTGAAGCGTCACGACAGCATTGGTATCGATCTGGTCGCGATGTGCGTGAACGATTTGGTGGTACAGGGCGCTGAACCGCTGTTTTTCCTTGATTATTACGCCACCGGCAAGCTGGATGTAGACACCGCTTCTGCCGTGATCACCGGCATCGCTGAAGGCTGCCTGCAGTCTGGCTGTGCGCTGGTGGGCGGTGAGACCGCCGAGATGCCTGGCATGTACCACGGTGACGATTACGACGTCGCCGGTTTCTGTGTGGGCGTGGTTGAGAAATCTGAAATCATTGACGGCAGCAAAGTGCAGGATGGCGATGTGCTGATCGCCCTCGGTTCAAGCGGCCCGCACTCCAACGGCTACTCGCTGGTGCGGAAAATCCTTGAAGTCAGCCAGACCGATCCGCAAACCAAACAGCTGGAAGGCAAACCGCTGGCGGACCACCTGCTGGCGCCGACGCGCATCTACGTTAAAAACATCCTCAGCCTGATCGAACAGGTGGATGTGCACGCCATTGCTCACCTCACCGGTGGCGGTTTCTGGGAAAACATTCCGCGCGTTCTGCCGGACAACACCCAGGCGGTGCTGGATGAGAAAAGCTGGCAGTGGCCAGCCGTCTTCAGCTGGCTGCAGCAGGCGGGTAACGTCAGCCGTCATGAAATGTACCGCACCTTTAACTGCGGCGTGGGCATGGTAATTGCGCTGAGCCCGGCAGAAGCCGATAAAGCCATCCAGCTGATGCGCGATGCCGGCGAACAGGCGTGGAAGATTGGCGTGATCAACGCCTCTGATGCCGAAGAGCGTGTGGTTATCAACCCATGA
- the purN gene encoding phosphoribosylglycinamide formyltransferase, producing MKKLVVLISGNGSNLQSILDACASGRINGCVAAVFSNKATAYGLTRAQQANVPAHALAASDFPDREAFDRQLMQAIDAYAPDLVVLAGYMRILSSAFVAHYHDRLLNIHPSLLPKYPGLHTHRQALENGDAEHGTSVHFVTDELDGGPVILQARVPIFAGDSEGEVTARVQHQEHRLYPLVIGWFVDGRLAMREGKAWLDGQPLPPQGYAHDA from the coding sequence ATGAAAAAGCTGGTTGTCCTGATCTCCGGCAACGGCAGTAATCTTCAGTCCATCCTCGACGCCTGCGCAAGCGGGCGTATCAACGGTTGCGTGGCGGCCGTATTCAGCAACAAAGCGACAGCCTATGGCCTGACGCGCGCGCAGCAGGCCAATGTGCCCGCCCACGCGCTGGCTGCCAGTGACTTTCCCGACCGCGAAGCCTTTGATCGCCAGCTGATGCAGGCGATTGACGCGTACGCGCCAGATCTGGTGGTGCTGGCTGGCTATATGCGTATTCTCAGCAGCGCGTTTGTGGCGCACTATCACGATCGCCTGCTGAATATCCATCCGTCGCTGCTGCCGAAATATCCCGGCCTGCATACCCATCGTCAGGCGCTGGAAAACGGCGATGCGGAACACGGCACCTCAGTGCATTTTGTCACGGACGAGCTGGACGGCGGGCCGGTGATTCTGCAGGCGCGCGTGCCGATCTTTGCCGGCGACAGCGAAGGCGAGGTCACCGCGCGCGTGCAGCATCAGGAGCACCGCCTCTATCCGCTGGTGATCGGCTGGTTTGTTGACGGTCGTCTGGCCATGCGTGAAGGTAAAGCCTGGCTGGATGGGCAGCCGTTGCCGCCGCAGGGTTACGCGCACGACGCGTAA
- the pstB gene encoding phosphate ABC transporter ATP-binding protein PstB, with the protein MTPDYDIALTVRQLSLWYGERQALNNIDLQIPKNRITALIGPSGCGKSTLLRCFNRMNDVIDRCRIEGEILLDQHAVMQANQDLPALRRRIGMVFQRPNPFPKSIYENVVYGLRLQGVRDRRVLNEACERALRAAALWGEVKDQLAHNALTLSSGQQQRLVIARAIAIEPEVLLLDEPTSALDPISTLVIEELMTTLKQHFTLVLVTHNMQQAARVSDYTAFMHHGQLVEFDETDRIFTSPKARKTEDYITGRFG; encoded by the coding sequence ATGACGCCCGATTACGACATCGCGTTAACAGTCCGGCAGCTGTCGCTGTGGTACGGCGAGCGCCAGGCGCTGAATAATATTGATCTGCAGATCCCCAAAAACCGCATCACCGCGCTGATTGGCCCTTCCGGCTGCGGCAAATCCACGCTGCTGCGCTGCTTTAACCGCATGAACGATGTGATTGATCGCTGCCGGATTGAAGGGGAGATCCTGCTCGACCAGCATGCTGTTATGCAGGCGAACCAGGATCTGCCGGCGCTGCGTCGTCGTATCGGCATGGTGTTTCAGCGCCCCAATCCGTTTCCGAAATCGATTTATGAAAACGTGGTTTACGGGCTGCGGCTGCAGGGGGTGCGCGATCGCCGGGTGCTGAATGAAGCCTGTGAGCGCGCGCTGCGGGCGGCGGCGCTGTGGGGCGAAGTGAAGGATCAGCTGGCGCATAACGCCCTGACGCTCTCCAGCGGTCAGCAGCAGCGGCTGGTCATTGCCCGCGCCATCGCCATTGAGCCGGAGGTACTGTTACTGGATGAACCCACCTCGGCGCTGGATCCGATCTCCACGCTGGTAATTGAAGAGCTGATGACCACCCTGAAGCAGCATTTCACCCTGGTGCTGGTGACGCACAATATGCAGCAGGCTGCGCGCGTCTCGGATTACACCGCGTTCATGCATCACGGCCAGCTGGTGGAGTTTGACGAGACCGATCGCATCTTTACCTCGCCGAAGGCGCGCAAAACAGAAGATTACATCACCGGCAGGTTTGGCTGA
- the pstA gene encoding phosphate ABC transporter permease PstA produces MKAMRQNDRWRWLTAGAVAVCLLAFTLLIGLLGWQGVRAFWPQPVDLYQFQPPDGQPVSVLGETLQKQQQGERWRYVVKTGNRDFAAPDFRVLYSQGAATTRRPADVLVLQRRNGGNAYGWLVALREDNEVLTAQDRDALLQQRLNQVHEQLRQANTLRRIEMARLNAQLENLQQQADEQRRNGTFSLQDQSELDANSAALHKRFAGQAQRLQRLQQEIQRDTLVLRDVQGGDHVIPLAEIVAAWYPNALNPLQKVQHFFSQIWQFVSDSPATGGSESGAFPAIFGTVLMVLLMSVIVMPLGVVAAVWLHEYAGRNALTRLVRIAVVNLAGVPSIVYGVFGLGFFVWLIGGTLDQLFFSTALPNPTFGTPGLLWAALTLALLTLPVVIVATEEGLSRIPDNLRQGSLALGATQAETLWRVVLPLAVPAMLTGLILAVARAAGETAPLMLVGVVKMVPELPVDAVFPYLHLDRKFMHLGFQIYDLAFQSPNIDADRPLVYATALLLVVIILSLNLLAMALRHRLRERYRLMTH; encoded by the coding sequence ATGAAAGCGATGCGGCAAAACGATCGCTGGCGCTGGCTGACCGCCGGTGCGGTCGCCGTCTGTCTGCTGGCCTTTACGCTGCTGATTGGCCTGCTGGGCTGGCAGGGCGTACGCGCCTTCTGGCCGCAGCCGGTGGATCTCTATCAGTTTCAGCCGCCGGACGGGCAGCCGGTCAGCGTGCTGGGGGAAACGCTGCAAAAACAGCAGCAGGGCGAACGCTGGCGCTACGTGGTAAAAACCGGCAACCGCGATTTCGCCGCGCCTGATTTCCGCGTGCTGTACAGCCAGGGGGCGGCAACAACCCGGCGTCCGGCGGACGTGCTGGTGCTGCAGCGCCGCAACGGTGGCAACGCCTATGGCTGGCTGGTCGCGCTGCGCGAAGATAACGAAGTGCTGACGGCGCAGGATCGTGACGCGCTGCTGCAGCAGCGACTGAACCAGGTGCATGAACAGCTGCGTCAGGCTAATACCCTGCGCCGTATTGAGATGGCGCGTCTGAATGCGCAGCTGGAGAACCTGCAGCAGCAGGCCGATGAGCAGCGGCGAAACGGCACCTTCAGCCTGCAGGATCAATCCGAGCTGGACGCCAACAGCGCCGCGCTGCATAAACGCTTTGCCGGGCAGGCACAGCGGCTGCAGCGGCTGCAGCAGGAAATCCAGCGCGATACGCTGGTGCTGCGCGATGTGCAGGGCGGCGATCACGTCATTCCGCTGGCAGAGATTGTGGCGGCCTGGTATCCGAATGCGCTGAATCCGCTGCAGAAGGTGCAGCACTTTTTCAGTCAGATCTGGCAGTTTGTCAGCGATTCACCCGCCACCGGCGGCAGCGAGAGCGGGGCGTTTCCGGCCATTTTTGGCACCGTGCTGATGGTACTGCTGATGTCGGTTATCGTGATGCCGCTTGGCGTGGTGGCCGCGGTGTGGCTGCATGAGTATGCCGGTCGCAATGCACTGACCCGGCTGGTGCGAATTGCCGTGGTCAATCTGGCCGGGGTGCCCTCCATTGTGTATGGCGTATTCGGGCTGGGCTTTTTTGTCTGGCTGATTGGCGGCACCCTCGATCAGCTGTTCTTTTCCACCGCGCTGCCCAACCCGACCTTTGGCACACCGGGCCTGCTGTGGGCGGCGCTGACGCTGGCGCTGCTGACGCTGCCGGTGGTGATTGTGGCCACCGAAGAGGGGCTGTCACGCATCCCGGATAACCTGCGCCAGGGCTCGCTGGCGCTGGGGGCAACCCAGGCAGAAACCCTGTGGCGCGTGGTGCTGCCGCTGGCCGTGCCGGCAATGCTCACCGGGCTGATTCTGGCGGTCGCGCGCGCAGCGGGTGAGACCGCGCCGCTAATGCTGGTGGGCGTGGTCAAGATGGTGCCCGAACTGCCGGTGGATGCGGTATTCCCCTATCTGCATCTCGATCGCAAATTTATGCACCTTGGTTTTCAGATCTACGATCTGGCATTCCAGAGTCCGAACATCGACGCCGACCGCCCGCTGGTCTATGCAACGGCACTGCTGCTGGTGGTGATTATTCTATCGCTGAATCTGCTGGCGATGGCGCTGCGCCACCGGCTGCGCGAGCGCTACCGGCTGATGACGCATTAA